TTCATCATTCATCATTCATCACTCGTTACTGCCTTATTCGCATCGCAGCGTTACCATCGGATCGGTCTTGGCCGCTTTGCGGGCGGGAATGTAGCAGGCTAGCATAGCGACCAAGAGAAGAACGATCGCCGCGAAAATGTAAGTTAAGGGATCGGCGGCGTCGATTCGATAGAGCATTCCTCTCATCAATCGGGTGGCGGCGAATCCTCCCGCGAGGCCGATGGTCAATCCAACGCATGTCAAGAAAAATCCCTTTTTTACGATCATTTTTAAAATATCGGGAACTTGCGCTCCCAACGCCATGCGGATGCCGATTTCGTGAGTACGCTCTTGAACGGAAAAAGCCATCACGCCGTATATCCCTATAATGGCAAGAAGCAGCGCCACGCCCGCCATAGCGGATAAGAGAATCATGCAAAAACGCTGAACGGAGACGGAAGCGCCGACGATCTGGTTCATTGTCCGAATCCATAAAATCGGCTGATTGGGATCGGCGTCCCAAATTTCCCGGCGCAAGGCGGACGCGAGGGCAAGGGGTTCGCCCTTCACCCGCGCCACGAGGGTCATCATCAACCAGCTGTCTTGATTAACGGGAATATACGTGAAGGGAGTAAAGACTTCATCGTTTAAGGAGCGCAATTTCACGTCGCCCACGACGCCGACGATTTCTTTCAATTGGCCGCCTTGCTCGATGCGCATTCCAATAGGCTCTTCTTTGGGCAGAAATCGACGCACGAACTCTTCGTTGACAATCGTCACGATTTTGTTGTTTTCTTTATCGTCATCGGTGAAAAAGCGCCCTTTAATCAATGGGATGTTCATTGTCTTGAAATAATCGGGAGTAATCGTGCGATATTCCGCCGTAATGAATTCGCCAACCGGCCGCGGACGTCCTTCGATGATGAAACTGTTATTGGAGTTATACGGCGTCAATGGATGCATGTTGATCGCAGCGGCCGATTCGACGCCGGGAAGCGCGGCGATGCGCTCGACGATCCGATTGAAAAAACGGGCGCGGCTTCGCCAGTCTTGATTCATGGGAGTGGAGGGACGTTCGATTTGCGCGGCCAGGACATGATTCGGATCGAAGCCGAGCGTGGCGTTTTGCAGATTGTAGAAGCTCGCGATCAGGAGTCCCGCTCCCATCAGGAGAATCAAAGCCAAAGCGATTTCCGCAATGACTAAGCCGCCGAGGATGCGATGACGGGACGAACCGGAAGACGATCCGCGTCCGCCTTCCTTTAGTATCTCGTTGATTTTCGATTTGGAAATCTGCCAGGCGGGAACCACTCCGAACAAGAGACC
The DNA window shown above is from Candidatus Omnitrophota bacterium and carries:
- a CDS encoding ABC transporter permease yields the protein MTSLIQDIRFGFRMLLKNPNVSIFAALALAIGIGANTALFSLIYSVLLSPLPFPQPEEIMWVQTTWRGGGQGNSSGPDYLDWVEQNTVFQELCAMQTDCKFSLTGMGEPKALLGIRATTNFFDAIGGTPALGRGFLPEESEGGKERVAVLSDRLWKNLFASDPNIVGKKIALGEEPWTVIGVAPPMMGFIEEMAQLFVPFKKEDLNRNRGSHSLGILGRLKEGASLDQAQAEMSLIANRLEEKYVDSNKNKGVIVQPLKEMLVREIKTAFLILYGAVGFLLLIACVNVANLLLAKAGSRSKEIAIRTALGAGRWRIFRQALTESVVLSLFGGCLGLMFALWGLDALRFIAPRGVETGGVGIPGFDEIGIDPAIMGFTLVLSLMTGLLFGVVPAWQISKSKINEILKEGGRGSSSGSSRHRILGGLVIAEIALALILLMGAGLLIASFYNLQNATLGFDPNHVLAAQIERPSTPMNQDWRSRARFFNRIVERIAALPGVESAAAINMHPLTPYNSNNSFIIEGRPRPVGEFITAEYRTITPDYFKTMNIPLIKGRFFTDDDKENNKIVTIVNEEFVRRFLPKEEPIGMRIEQGGQLKEIVGVVGDVKLRSLNDEVFTPFTYIPVNQDSWLMMTLVARVKGEPLALASALRREIWDADPNQPILWIRTMNQIVGASVSVQRFCMILLSAMAGVALLLAIIGIYGVMAFSVQERTHEIGIRMALGAQVPDILKMIVKKGFFLTCVGLTIGLAGGFAATRLMRGMLYRIDAADPLTYIFAAIVLLLVAMLACYIPARKAAKTDPMVTLRCE